DNA from Brassica napus cultivar Da-Ae chromosome C4, Da-Ae, whole genome shotgun sequence:
tcaaataatatcgACTTCTTAATTTGCATTTTCTCATACCACAATTACTGAATTATGCAGTAAAATAGAAGAAATACTCAGATTGTAGTGTGAACAATTGTTGGGAAATAAATGAACAGACGAACTAAACAGTATAATGGATTTATTTTGttgatataaaatgtaaatattattgaTAACTATTAATTTGATTGACCAAAAACTAGCCATGTCATTAGTTACTTACGTGAGACATTTGGAGTAgtaaaaccatatatatatttttttttttttgaaaaaatagtaaaaccatatttagttttaattatttatgtatgtcacgacatatatatacaatcttttatatacgtaatatcatcatcatcatcatatatattgtatatatatatacacttacaaaacaattatatttcGCTTGTGTTTATCAGATGAAAACACAGACATGACTAACGTTGATGGTCAAGTGTTTTCATTTCCTTTAAAAATGGACATATATTATCAGATAAAAACACAGACATAAAATTTCTCACgtaatatcatcatcatcatcatatatattgtatatatacacTCACATGGTAGAATTCTACTGTGTGAGTTTTAAAAATGGACATATATTAGCCATTTAGCCTAAATACTAACCTTTGAATCTGAACGCTTGTGAAAACGTCATGAGAACTAAAAAATGATGTGCTTTTCCTTTTGCCAACAGTGATGCGGTTAATCACGGGTAAAACGTATTTCACTAAAAAGTTGGGTCATGCCTGTGAAAAATATTGAGAAATTTTCATTCCTAACTGGAGAATGCATTGCACCTAACTGCACTATTTTGTATACTTTCCCGTGTATTTGGTATTATTATTTGACCATTTggttatttttaactttttccattttaagTAGTTTCATTTTCTATTTGGCCATCTCGTTCCCAACTTGGTAGGCTTTACAGCTTCGTTGATGCAGTCAGCCTAAAAAAGTTATATTCCCTTTTGCAGTTCTTTTGGTACCAACAAAAAAGAAGCATTGAATCAATCGTTAGATATAGTTGAAGAAAAACTCAATGTTTAATCATTCGACagtctttttactttttaacaGCACATTGTATTACACATTAGTTACAATACTAGGTAATATATTCGAACATGTTATAATTCTTTGACagtacaaaataattataaaaattaaaatcaagatATAAACAACGTTTCTGTCGGACAAGTGATACAAGAATCATTTGTAATAATGTCTcattaggattaggataagAAATGCGCTTTGCGcagggtgagtttatttgtatatattatcgatagttttttttatatatgtgatcattttatttatatatataaaatatttttttgttgttattatataatttctttccgatggatcggatcaatttttattaaaaataatggaacaaaattataattaatacatcatgggttgatcggattggacattaaacaaattataacataaaaactttatttttcccattgaacacattcttgaaaaaagtgaacagtattgttttcacagttgaattattttgacttttatcttccatatggttttgaaagctttcaaatcaaccatcgaattgatacatgtcattttaatgtttttaatcgtatacttaaggaaaacttacatttttgtaatttaaagtcgttttaaaaaattcaaaatataacatctaagaaaaaatctaacatataaggtgtcctcatttttgtattttaaagtctttttaaaaaaaaataacatataaggtttcctcctttttgtaatttaaagtcattttaaaaaattcaaaatataacatataagaaaaaatctaattttttattatatggttaatgtgattgtttattttttaataatataaaattaaacaaaaatgaagaaggatgcacaaattgttatcaaatctttattattcataatcattaattgtcatatatatgtaaatcatattaggtaattctgtagtttttatttaaggaaagaatacacacttcttatattttaggttaatataatgttctctagtggacattaaacaaaatatgacataaaaactttattttttccagcgaacacattcttgaaaaaagtgaacagtattgttttcacagttgaattattttgacttttaacttacatatggttttgaaagctttcaaatcaaccatcgaactgatacatgtcattttaatgtttttaatcgtatacttaaggaaaacttacatttttgtaatttaaagttgttttcaaaaattcaaaatataacatataagaaaaaatctaacatataaggtgtcctcatttttgtattttaaagtctttttttaaaaaaataacatataaggtttcctcatttttgtaatttaaagtcattttaaaaaattcaaaatataacatataagaaaaaatctaattttttattatatggttaatgtgattgtttatttttttaataatataaaattaaacaaaaatgaagaaggatgcacaaattgttatcaaatctttattattcataatcattaattgtcatatatatgtaaatcatattaggtaattctgtagcttttatttaaggaaagaatacacacttcttatattttaggttaatataatgttctctagtggacattaaacaaaatatgacataaaaaccttattttttccagcgaacacattcttgaaaaaagtgaacagtattgttttcacagttgaattattttgacttttatcttccatatagttttgaaagctttcaaatcaaccatcgaattgatacatgtcattttaatgtttttagtcgtatacttaaggaaaacttatatttttgtagtttaaagtcgttttaaaaaaatcaaaatataacatataagaaaattctaacatataagaaaaatataacatataaggtgtactcatttttgtattttaaagtcgtttaaaaaaatatataacatataaaggtttcctcatttttgtaatttaaagtcattttaaaaaattcaaaatataggatataagaaaaaatctaatttttttattatatggtaaatgtgattgtttaagttttttttaataatataaatttaaacaaaaatgaagaaggatgcaaaaattgttatcaaatctttattattgatAATCATTAATTTccgtatatatgtaaatcaaattaggtaattccgtagcttttatttaaggaaagaatacacacttcatatattttaggttaatataatattctctagtgttatataattatggaataatgtgacactattagattaaactatactttatattagatgctatagaattttttgaaatgaaatttagaaggcatttaaaatgccacctaggatttggagttttttttaattaatacaaaattaaggttctaatttttcaaatgcttctcaattaatatatatgggataTAAGTAATCTACTTGATGGCTTGATGCCTTGTGTTTATTTGTTTACTCAACAATTTCGTCTTCTCACcttaattattgataaaaaaaaaattgggcccTTGCTTCAAGTTATCAAATGttggttgttcaaaaaaaaaactgggcCCTCCAGTTACGGCTCAAACTTTGATCATTAACCTAATCTTACACCATGATTAATGGAGAGTTCTTAAGGTGAAATTTttatcggaatataagaacctgtctcttaacttttaactaaaaaaactaagaaccggttttatttaagagccggttcttaatttttttagttaaaagttaagagacgggttcttatattctgtAATAACTTCACCCTAAGAACCTCCCATTAATCATACTCTAATCCCTTAATGTTAAGGCCCACAATTTGATCATTAACCTAGTCTTAGTCCCTTAATTATATATCAGCTACAATTATTATCGAAAAAAGAGTATAACTACATGTTAGAGGTGTTCTTAGCCGGTGCATGATTAACTCCAGTCTCTTAGCCGGGATTTTTAACttatgatttgatatttttttgctttttgttttttgttttacatttttttcagCTAAGAGACACCTTTTAGAACATCATTATCCATGTATGTTAGGGGAGTTTTCGGAGGAAATtacgattaaaaaaaaaaagcaactaAAACAAGAAACGCATCTTAAATTCGTCTCTTAAGTACACGTGTTGAGACTTGGCTtttccttcttcctcttttgaTTCTCCTCTTGGATCAATCTCCGGCGCCATGGCTCCCAATCAGTTTCCTTTCCCATCAGTTTCGGCGCCATGGCTCCCAATGACGATGAATCTGTGAAGCTCTTCCTCAGCATCGGTCTGGACGAGAAAACCGCCACCACTACCATCAACAACCCCAAGGTCACCGCTAATCTCACCGCCGTTATCCACGAGGTATCGTTTCTAgtctctcctcctccttcttctcCCCTTTCGCCATCAGTATGTATTCTGATGAAATTGGATTGAAGATGAATAAGTATCGTTTTACCTTTCTCATATGTTGACTGAATCCAAATTTTATGAACTCGATTCGAAATTCTTGGTTTGATTGATGATTTGGATTCTTTGCATGTATGCATCTGGTTTAATTTGATCACTTGGTTTGCTCAATTCCATTATCAAAGCTCTCTTATCTTTTGTACAGGCTGGTGTAACTAATGGATGCGATCGAACTACTGGAAATCTGTTGTACACGGTGAGATTTGTTTTGATTAGCGTTTTGAATTTGTATCAATGCTGGAAAGAAACTTATTGATGTGTTAAAACTCCAGCACAATTGGATGCCGCAGTTTCGTTTTTTGACAATCACGCGCTCCTGAGGACTTCAAGTTAAATGAATTTGAGGAGGCATGTGGTGTTGGTAAGGCGTTTGGGTCATACTAGCCgggattatatttatttttcaatgcTAGCATGTATAGAGTTtctgttttctttatttaaatgaTGCTTAGAGGTTATATGTTGTTGTGTTTTATATGAATTTGGAGATGAGATCTTCATTATCTTTTTGGAATAGGGGTTGAAGTTTCTGCAGAAGATATTGAGAAAGCAGCTGATGAAGTTTTTGAAGAGAATAAGAAAACAATAGTTGAGCAGCGCTACCGAACTAATGGTTAGTCTGTGCGCTttacctgttttttttttcctgaggCATATCCTTCTGTGcatttctctatatattgttTTCACATAACCAACTTATTATGTTTCTTGGTTGAACTTGATGTATTTGTGTTGTGTAGTGGGTCAATTGCTTGGACTGTCTGGAAAAGTTTGCCATGGGCAGATCCTAAGATTGTAAAGGTGAGCTAACCATTTTAGCACACTGCCTTCTTTGCTAGCCAGAAACGAAATCttagttttcttattttgtcGTATTTCTGTAATAGGACGTCATAGCCAGAAAAATGTATGAACTGCTTGGTGTTCTTTGCTGTTCATTTCTGTTAACCTGTGTGTAACAAACAAAGTTCACTTGATGAGCAAGAAACTGAATAAAGCTTTTAGGTTATACTaatcttcgtttttttttttttttaaatctatgttcaaaatgttatgtttaagaatttaataaataaatttgaagtttaataaaataatgtttaatatttttttttaagaacccttaaATAAGAGACTTGCAATGGACCACACAAATATACCCGTCTCTTAACTAAGTCTCTTAAACTCACTTTTccaactaaaaattattaaaaaaagattaaaaaccCCTAAATGAGTATGTGGGATAATGATgcttttatatctcttatttaaaagaCAGTTCTTacctttttttagttaaaatcaaagaaaagttaagaaccatCTCTTAGCCGAAGGTAAGAACCCAATCAAGAGACTAGGGTTAATCGGTCTCCCTTAGTTATATCAACTACATTTTCTTATGTAGACCCATTCTTTGGTTTCGAGTTAGTTAGGGATCGCACAAAACACATCGTGTTCTTGTACTCAACAattaacaaactttttttttacaaaaataaaattattatacaaaGGACAACCTACTTGTTTAAGCAGAAGGTACAAATTCATACTATTTCGATTCTAAACTTGAGTTTTAAGgagagacaaaagaaaagaccaaATCACATCAATAGTTATTGTATTATTTACACGAGTTTCCACATTTCTCGTACAAATACAACAACCTATCATTTAACTCTTCGAAATTCAGATTGCAATTATCCATCTGAAATAAGTGTAAAAGAGTCTCTCTCCTTGAGACCTTGAAGATGAAGCATCCATAAGAACCAACCCATCTTCTTCTATTCCACCCAGTAAATTTCCAAACGAACACTTTACAGTCTGTAACGATGAAATTTGGACCATTACTTCTGTTTCACCGAGCCTAGTCGCAGATACAGTTGATGCATAACGTGTGCCCCCTTTCTCTGGATTACCGTTTTGGTCAGCGTAAACCAGATCCTTTTGACCCGAGATTTGGAAAGAGAGGTCATCTTTCTTCTTTATGAGCTGCTTGACTTGCTCTTGCAGCTCTGGTATGTAGTTCAATGCATGTGAAACTGTTGCGGAAACACTTAACTTCTTCTgcaagaaatatttaaaatatctgaTCTTTCATTGCGTTTAAAAACACGGATCACAgtgttttctatataaaaaaattaaagttgcAAAAGCAAATGAATGAGCATAAACCTTAATTATGATGTTATACTTTTatgttgaatattttttttttggatcaaatatgttgaatgtttttttggatcaaataaATATGTTGAATGTTTAACTTGTAAATTTTAATGCAACTGTACGAGttttcgttttaatttttatttggagTAAAAAGTAAACTTATTTGAATTGATTGTTACCGATTGATCGGAAGCTGGAAGACAAGAACGAAGAGATGAGAACATAGTGTTGATCTTTTTGCGACGCTCACGCTCACTCGCGTTGTGATTAAGCTTCTTCATCACGACCTGATTCTTTACCTCTAAGATTCCATGTCTCTCCGACGACACATTCTGATGAGCCACCTCCAAGTCCGGCAACGGAAATCAAGAAACGTGTTGGTTAGGTCGTCGTTTACATAATAGAAGCTCTGGTCTCCACAAGGCCAGTCGAAATGGGGAAATAATGGAGGGACGAGTGCACACATTTTGTTTAGATAGTGTAAAGGATCTGTTATTTttttagtctttttctctaGAAGCTATTTCGGTTGGAATATGCTGGTGAGTTAGTTGGATTATTCACGTCtcattcatttatatatatatacacacggatacaaacaaaatagaaataaacaaaaattatccAGTGTATAATATCTATGATATGTAAGTTAAAATAATACTATAGGGCGAAATGTATGGGCCACGAGTGGACATGCGTTGTCACGTGGTTAAGTATTTTCTCCCCAAGCAGGAGCATGTTCCAAGGATCACCAGTTGACACACTACATGCATGTAGAACTCTTTAATACTATGATATGATGAAATCTAAGTTATCTATGGAGTGATGTAACTCTATTTATGTCATTACACTAATCAAAATGTGGTAAAGCGAAAACATAAACTTCaaacgataaaaaaaaactctaaatatTCTCTTAATGTGGTCGAATATAAATTTTTCATTAGAattatgtatgtttttttttttttttgaattatgtaTTATGTATGTTTTACATAACTATAAGTTTATAACCCTGAGGGGCACACGAGGGATACACGGGTTTGGTGGACGTGGAACTGTCGAGAGGCACGTGCAAAGTACGTGGAATACTTTTAGGCTTTTCTCCTGGTAACAAGCATATCTATGTAATTAACCGGTAAGCATGTACTATGTAATTAACCAGTAAGCGTGtacctaagagcatgattaactccAATCTCTTAACTGGAATTCTTAGCTTCGGCTAAGAGACGagtcttagtttttcttagattttaactaagaaaaactaagaaccgttttttaaataagagatataagaacaCCTTTAACCAAAGTGGTTTATAGAGTGCTTaatgatttttagatttaaaaaaaaaggaaaatgatgAAATAAGGGAGGAAGCGGTGCTTAATTAGGCACATGAAGAAGCGCGTCTTATTGGACACGCGTCAACAACTCGTCGACCCTCGTccctcgtctctctctctctctctctctctctctctctctctctctctctctctctctctctctctctctctctctctctctctctctctctctctctctcacgaaaCACAAGTTTTGTGTTTCTCTCTCGACGACTCCGCCTCATCGTCTTCTCTCAACCGATCTCCCCTCGACTCCACCTCGACGGTGCCGTGATCAATCGACGATGATCTCTCCTCGTCTCTCTCGTTCTCCTCGACGCCTCCGTGATCAATCGACGATGAAAGCGTCTTCGTCTCTCTCGCTCTCCTCAACGCCTCCGTGATCAATCGACGATGAAAGCGTCTTCGTCTCTCTCGCTCTCCTCGACGCCTCCTCGACGAAATCGAGGATGATCTCTCCTCGTCTCTCTGTCTCTATCCTCGACGAAATCGAGGATGATCTCTCCTcgtctctctgtctctctcctcGACGACTCCGCGATGAATCTCTCGGCGTCTCGCGGTGTCGATCTCCTCGAGGATCATGGAACAAGCCATCTCTCTCTTGACGACTCACCTCTCTCAGGGCCTGAGCTCTCCTCTACGAAATCAAAAGCAAGGTAAAGCTATCTATGGTGCCTTTTATTAGTTTGTTCTGTTCGTTCCATCCTCATGATTTGTCTCTGTCTTTGTTTCTTCAGATGGACTGAGCAAGAGACGAAGGTTCGTCAAACAAGACGACTACAACAAAGGGTCTGTGATTCTCGTCTGCAATACAGGTAAAACTTCAACACGATTCGATCTGTCTAATGCATTGAACGTTTGATAAAAAGCTGTGGTTATATGCGTAGCTCgtttataattgagttgagatgGTATGAAATTGAATCGAGATAGTATGAACTGATTGTTTATGATCATGTGAAATTGAATGGAGATAGTATGAACTGATCGTTTTTGATATTGAGTGTCGTTCTTGTCTGagttgaatagattgttttatGATCATGTGATTTGTGTCTCTGTTTTATGTACACCAATTGATCCGTAACTTAACTGAACCGAGAGTCATCAATGGTTATGGTCTAAATTGATAAAGAgtgaaattatattatttagggtcaTGAATTGGTTTCCTTGATActcgtttttgttttctttctgtgTGTATGTCGGTTGAGTTGCATGGATCAAGGTTGCTGAGGAAGAATCGTCGAAGCTGAGGATTGCATTTACTCGACCAATACAGGTAAATGTCTTCATCTTTTAATGTTTTGGTCAGTGGGCATTGATGTTCGTATTTAATAGAAGTGATGTTGAATTGAGAAAATGTTTGAGTGTGGttgagttgggtagttgaatgAGTTGCTTCgtttttgaaattgaattgaTTACGGTTGTATGTGGTTTGTGTTTGATTACGGTTGTGCAATggtaattaatataaattagatATATGTCAACTCCATTCTTTCTTTCTATCTGTTATTTCTTTCTTGAATGGATTCTTTCTTTCTATCTGTTTTTTCTCTTCCATCTTTAAAACACTGCCATTGTATTCTACATAATATCTCTCTTCCATCTTTAAAACTCCttccttctttcttcttccaacAGATTCTCATATGTTTTTTCTCTCCTCATTCACTTGGGAAATGAATTTTAATTCATTCACTGAGCCTTCAAACTTTGTTGAACTGCTTAGCAGTCAACAAAATGTTATCTTTGGTAACGTATCAAATAGCGTGTCACAATCTTCACCGCAAGTTCCCTTCACCGATGATTCAAACTTTTGTGAAGACAGTCAAGCAGGGCCAAAGGAAAGAAGGACTTGGACGCCTTCTGACGATGTGGTGCTCATCAGCTCGTGGTTAAACACGAGCAAAGATCCCGTAGTAGGGAATGAGCAAAGGTCTAATGCTTTCTGAAAAAGAATAGCTGATTACTTCTCTGCTAGTCGAAAGCTTGCTGGTAGTGACAAGAGAGAGGCTTATCACTGCAATAATCGGTGGCAGAATATCAATGACCTAGTATACAAGTTTGCTGGAGCATATGAGGCTGCATCGAGAGAGAGAACCAGTGGGaaaaatgagaatgatgttctcaaagtAGCCCACGAAATCTTCTTccctaaccataaaacaaagtTTTCTCTTGAGCTTGCTTGGAAAGAGTTGCGTAATGATCAGAAGTGGTGTGCCTTGTctactgaaaaaaaaagaaggaagctCCAAGAAGAGACGTTGTGAGGATGGTTCAGACTCCACAAGCTACAAAGCAACCGAAGAAGATTCTGCTCTTGATGATGAAGGAACACGTCGACCCCCGGGAGTTAAGGCCGTGAAGAAAGGCAGCAATGAAAGGCTGTCTAAGAAGACAGTGGATGACGGGAAGGAGCTGGCTCAGTTTGAGACAATGTGGAGCCTCAAGAAGCAGGATTTAGTGGTGAAAGAAAGGCTGTCCAAGATGAAGTTATTGGACAGTCTCATTGCTAAAAAAGACCCTCTTGCGGATTATGAAAAAGCTTTGAAGAAGAAACTCATTCATGAGTTAATGTCAAATTAGTTTAAGTGGTTTCAGTTTGTCTTCTATGTCTTGTTTGTTATGTGTTGTTGTTCATCTTGTTGCTTAAGTTTCTATTGTCATGGAGTGTAACTTGTTGCTTAAGTTtctgtttaatatatatgtttcgTGTTCTAATGTTGATCTTGTTTTTGTTGTCAGGTGAACGAATGAAGCATCCTTGTTCTGTTGGAGCATCCGTGTGCCATTGGAGCAACAAGCTTCTGTTGTCTTTTATTTGCTTCTATCACGGACCTTGAGTCTTTTGTCTTCTTGTGCATTGTCTGTTTTGTTTGCTTCTATCACGAACGGCTGGAGCAGCCTTGTTTTGTTGTGCATTGTCTGCTTGTATCACGGACC
Protein-coding regions in this window:
- the LOC125585417 gene encoding glutamine--tRNA ligase, cytoplasmic-like, with protein sequence MAPNDDESVKLFLSIGLDEKTATTTINNPKVTANLTAVIHEAGVTNGCDRTTGNLLYTVRFVLISVLNLYQCWKETY
- the LOC111205214 gene encoding uncharacterized protein LOC111205214, whose protein sequence is MIRSGVPCLLKKKEGSSKKRRCEDGSDSTSYKATEEDSALDDEGTRRPPGVKAVKKGSNERLSKKTVDDGKELAQFETMWSLKKQDLVVKERLSKMKLLDSLIAKKDPLADYEKALKKKLIHELMSN